One genomic segment of Agromyces intestinalis includes these proteins:
- the dxs gene encoding 1-deoxy-D-xylulose-5-phosphate synthase, with amino-acid sequence MTLLETIAGPRDLDALTREQLDRLADEIREHLVRNVAKTGGHLGPNLGVVEMTIAIHRVFESPKDAIVFDTGHQSYVHKLLTGRQDFSTLRQTGGLSGYPQRTESEHDIVESSHASSSLSWADGISKAFEMTGQDDRHVVAVVGDGALTGGMTWEALNNISDDNTRNLVIVVNDNGRSYAPTIGGMARFLNSVRTNRSYRNLHLSSSRAFEKLGSPAKALYRGVRGGLHGFLSRFSGNEALYSNLDIKYVGPVDGHDEHAMESALRQAKNYGAPVIVHAITEKGRGYEPALRDVADQFHAVGQIDPETGESLETSGATSWTSVFSDALVALAERNPSLVGITAAMLRPTGLHRFAERFPERVFDVGIAEQHAVTSAAGLAFGGLHPVVAVYATFMNRAFDQVLMDVALHRAGVTFVLDRAGVTGPDGPSHHGVWDLAILQVVPGIRIAAPRDSVRLVEELGEAVAVDDAPTVLRFPKGAVGVEFPAVRRTDDGVDVLVESDRRDVLLVTVGPMAGIGLEVAERLEAQGIGATVVDPRWVVPVPRSVVDLAAAHRIVVSLEDGVRVGGIGTRIRQDLRGANVDTAVTELGLPDEFLDHGSRGDILERVGLTPQQIAQDVTAMVLGTKLPHARGASGDTGAQPIIEHAKK; translated from the coding sequence ATGACCCTCCTCGAGACGATCGCCGGTCCTCGCGACCTCGACGCACTCACGAGGGAGCAGCTCGACCGACTCGCCGACGAGATCCGCGAGCACCTCGTTCGCAACGTCGCCAAGACCGGCGGGCACCTGGGGCCGAACCTCGGGGTGGTCGAGATGACGATCGCGATCCACCGGGTCTTCGAATCGCCGAAAGACGCGATCGTCTTCGACACGGGGCATCAGTCGTACGTGCACAAGCTGCTCACGGGCCGGCAGGACTTCTCCACCCTGCGCCAGACGGGGGGTCTCTCGGGGTACCCGCAGCGCACCGAGTCCGAGCACGACATCGTCGAGTCCTCGCACGCCTCCAGCTCGCTGAGCTGGGCCGACGGCATCTCGAAGGCGTTCGAGATGACCGGCCAGGACGACCGTCACGTCGTCGCGGTGGTCGGCGACGGCGCGCTGACCGGCGGCATGACGTGGGAGGCGCTGAACAACATCTCCGACGACAACACCCGCAACCTGGTCATCGTGGTGAACGACAACGGGCGTTCGTACGCGCCGACCATCGGCGGCATGGCGCGGTTCCTCAACTCGGTGCGCACCAACCGCTCCTACCGCAACCTGCACCTTTCGAGCAGCCGGGCGTTCGAGAAGCTCGGATCCCCGGCGAAGGCGCTGTACCGCGGCGTTCGCGGCGGTCTGCACGGCTTCCTGTCCCGGTTCAGCGGCAATGAAGCGCTCTACTCGAACCTCGACATCAAGTACGTCGGCCCGGTTGACGGGCACGACGAACACGCCATGGAGTCGGCGCTGCGCCAGGCCAAGAACTACGGCGCGCCGGTGATCGTGCACGCGATCACCGAGAAGGGGCGCGGCTACGAGCCGGCGCTGCGAGACGTGGCCGACCAGTTCCACGCCGTCGGGCAGATCGACCCCGAGACGGGCGAGTCGCTCGAGACCTCGGGCGCAACGAGCTGGACGAGCGTGTTCAGCGACGCCCTGGTCGCCCTCGCCGAACGCAACCCGAGCCTTGTCGGTATCACGGCGGCGATGCTGCGCCCGACCGGGCTGCACCGGTTCGCCGAACGCTTCCCCGAGCGGGTCTTCGATGTCGGCATCGCCGAGCAGCATGCGGTCACGAGCGCGGCCGGGCTCGCGTTCGGCGGGTTGCATCCCGTCGTCGCGGTCTATGCGACGTTCATGAACCGCGCGTTCGATCAGGTGCTGATGGATGTCGCGCTGCACCGTGCGGGCGTCACGTTCGTGCTGGACCGGGCCGGCGTGACCGGCCCCGACGGCCCGAGCCACCACGGCGTCTGGGACCTGGCGATCCTGCAGGTCGTGCCCGGCATCCGCATCGCCGCTCCGCGCGACTCGGTGCGGCTCGTCGAAGAGCTCGGCGAGGCCGTGGCCGTCGACGACGCTCCGACCGTGCTGCGCTTCCCGAAGGGGGCGGTCGGCGTCGAGTTTCCGGCGGTGCGGCGCACCGACGACGGGGTCGACGTCCTCGTCGAGTCCGACCGCCGCGACGTGCTGCTCGTCACCGTCGGCCCGATGGCCGGCATCGGTCTCGAAGTTGCCGAACGCCTCGAAGCGCAGGGCATCGGCGCGACCGTCGTCGACCCGCGCTGGGTGGTGCCGGTTCCACGTAGCGTCGTCGACCTGGCGGCCGCCCATCGCATCGTCGTGAGCCTCGAGGACGGCGTGCGCGTGGGCGGCATCGGCACCCGCATCCGGCAAGACCTGCGCGGGGCGAACGTCGACACCGCGGTGACCGAGCTTGGCCTGCCCGACGAGTTCCTCGATCACGGCTCGCGTGGCGACATCCTCGAGCGGGTCGGGCTCACCCCGCAGCAGATCGCGCAGGATGTCACGGCGATGGTGCTGGGCACGAAGCTGCCGCACGCCCGCGGCGCCTCGGGCGACACGGGCGCGCAGCCGATCATCGAGCACGCGAAGAAGTAG
- a CDS encoding TetR/AcrR family transcriptional regulator: MFSSETHAPPPKRERTRAQLREIALRSFRERGYDATTIRLIADEAGLSVGTTHYHFPSKHHLVQELYLDVQESHRAAALPLLADTDDLVERLRIVFLTGLDGLGPFHPFAPEFLSAAVSPRSPINPLSADSAPALGIVRELFATAVTGSSQQLPDEFAERLPDALVLAHLLLALFWVYDRSPGQERSRRLVDRGLRLLKTALPLVRVPFLRAPLRELLDLVGEVRA; this comes from the coding sequence ATGTTCAGTTCTGAGACGCATGCCCCGCCGCCGAAGCGCGAACGCACCCGCGCGCAGCTGCGCGAGATCGCCCTGCGCTCGTTCCGCGAGCGCGGCTACGACGCGACGACGATCCGGCTCATCGCCGACGAGGCCGGTCTGTCGGTGGGCACCACCCACTACCACTTCCCGTCGAAGCATCACCTCGTGCAAGAGCTCTACCTCGACGTGCAGGAGTCGCACCGGGCCGCGGCCCTGCCTCTCCTCGCGGATACCGACGACCTCGTCGAGCGGCTTCGGATCGTCTTCCTCACCGGGCTCGACGGGCTGGGGCCGTTCCATCCGTTCGCGCCCGAGTTCCTGTCCGCCGCGGTCTCGCCGCGCTCCCCCATCAACCCGCTGTCCGCCGACTCGGCGCCCGCGCTCGGTATCGTGCGCGAGCTGTTCGCGACCGCGGTGACCGGTAGCTCGCAGCAGTTGCCCGACGAGTTCGCCGAGCGACTGCCCGACGCACTCGTGCTCGCGCACCTGCTGCTGGCCCTGTTCTGGGTCTACGACCGCTCCCCCGGGCAGGAGCGAAGCCGACGACTCGTCGACCGCGGGCTGCGACTGCTGAAGACCGCGCTGCCGCTCGTACGCGTGCCGTTCCTGCGCGCACCGCTGCGGGAACTGCTCGACCTCGTCGGCGAGGTGCGGGCATGA
- a CDS encoding 3-hydroxyacyl-CoA dehydrogenase NAD-binding domain-containing protein — translation MTDYSKIDFSDLAAAFEGDEVVTHSYVRDIRLASGKTLALITLDNGRDHTRPSTLGPVTLLELNEKLDELKARAAAGEIQAVAITGKPYFLAAGADLSKVGEIPSRDIALKMGQLGHFVLGKLGELGVPSFCFINGLALGGGVEIALNSDYRTLDASAPAIALPEVFLGIIPGWGGAYLLPNLIGIENALKVVVENPLKNNRMLKAKEAYDLGMADAMFAPVNFLEESLKWADGVLSGSVTVKRPNAPGKLEKLAKWDVAIGIARKAIEGKLGTTAKSPYRALDLLKAAKSGTKAEGFEREDEALADLVSGDQFVASIYAFNLVQKRAKRPAGAPDKSLARKVTKVGIIGAGLMASQFALLFVRRLQVPVVITDLDQARVDKGLDSIRTEIGKLEEKGRIDADEANRLRALVSGTTDKADFADCDWVIEAVFEDLAVKQQVFAEVEPHLSETAILATNTSSLSVEQIGANLAHPERLVGFHFFNPVAVMPLLEIVKAPKTDDETLATAFATAAKLRKSAVLTADAPGFVVNRLLAKVMGEAARAVDEGTPVPVVEKALAPIGLPMGPFELIDLVGWAVAAHVQDTMVREFPERFYSSENLHALAKLSGPVVEKDKHGKVTDLTKDAKKAITIGKTPVDEATILRRVEDELAREIKLMLDEQVVAAAEDIDLCLVLGAGWPFQAGGATPYLDRVGASERAFGDTFHHPVIRGVGA, via the coding sequence ATGACCGACTACTCGAAGATCGACTTCTCCGACCTGGCGGCCGCATTCGAGGGCGACGAGGTCGTCACGCACTCGTACGTGCGCGACATCCGCCTCGCCTCGGGCAAGACGCTGGCCCTCATCACCCTCGACAACGGTCGCGACCACACGCGCCCGTCGACGCTCGGCCCCGTGACGCTGCTCGAGCTGAACGAGAAGCTCGACGAGCTGAAGGCGCGCGCCGCTGCCGGCGAGATCCAGGCCGTCGCGATCACGGGCAAGCCGTACTTCCTCGCCGCCGGCGCCGACCTCTCGAAGGTCGGCGAGATCCCGAGCCGCGACATCGCGCTGAAGATGGGTCAGCTCGGTCACTTCGTGCTCGGCAAGCTCGGCGAGCTCGGCGTGCCGTCGTTCTGCTTCATCAACGGGCTCGCGCTCGGCGGCGGGGTCGAGATCGCGCTGAACAGCGACTACCGCACCCTGGATGCCTCGGCGCCGGCGATCGCCCTGCCCGAGGTGTTCCTCGGGATCATCCCGGGCTGGGGCGGGGCGTACCTGCTGCCGAACCTCATCGGCATCGAGAACGCGCTGAAGGTCGTCGTCGAGAACCCGCTGAAGAACAACCGCATGCTGAAGGCGAAGGAGGCGTACGACCTCGGCATGGCGGACGCCATGTTCGCCCCGGTGAACTTCCTCGAGGAATCGCTGAAGTGGGCCGACGGCGTGCTCAGCGGGTCGGTGACGGTGAAGCGCCCGAACGCGCCCGGCAAGCTCGAGAAGCTCGCCAAGTGGGACGTCGCCATCGGCATCGCCCGCAAGGCGATCGAGGGCAAGCTCGGCACCACGGCCAAGTCGCCGTACCGGGCGCTCGACCTGCTGAAGGCCGCCAAGAGCGGCACCAAGGCCGAGGGCTTCGAGCGCGAGGACGAGGCGCTGGCCGACCTCGTGTCGGGCGACCAGTTCGTGGCATCCATCTACGCCTTCAACCTCGTGCAGAAGCGCGCGAAGCGACCCGCCGGCGCACCCGACAAGTCGCTGGCCCGCAAGGTCACGAAGGTCGGCATCATCGGCGCCGGGCTCATGGCGAGCCAGTTCGCGCTGCTGTTCGTGCGCCGCCTGCAGGTGCCGGTGGTCATCACCGACCTCGACCAGGCGCGCGTCGACAAGGGCCTCGACTCCATCCGCACCGAGATCGGCAAGCTCGAAGAGAAGGGCCGCATCGACGCCGACGAGGCGAATCGTCTGCGCGCGCTGGTCTCGGGCACGACCGACAAGGCCGACTTCGCCGACTGCGACTGGGTCATCGAGGCGGTCTTCGAAGACCTCGCGGTGAAGCAGCAGGTGTTCGCCGAAGTCGAGCCGCACCTCTCCGAGACAGCGATCCTCGCGACGAACACGTCGTCGTTGTCGGTCGAGCAGATCGGTGCGAACCTGGCGCACCCCGAGCGTCTGGTCGGATTCCACTTCTTCAACCCGGTCGCGGTCATGCCGCTGCTCGAGATCGTGAAGGCGCCGAAGACCGACGACGAGACCCTCGCGACCGCGTTCGCGACCGCGGCGAAGCTGCGCAAGAGCGCGGTGCTCACGGCGGATGCCCCGGGCTTCGTGGTGAACCGGCTGCTCGCGAAGGTCATGGGCGAAGCGGCGCGCGCCGTCGACGAGGGCACCCCGGTGCCTGTCGTCGAGAAGGCGCTCGCGCCGATCGGCCTGCCGATGGGCCCGTTCGAGCTCATCGACCTCGTCGGCTGGGCGGTCGCCGCGCACGTGCAGGACACGATGGTGCGCGAGTTCCCCGAGCGGTTCTACTCGTCTGAGAACCTGCACGCGCTCGCGAAGCTCAGCGGCCCCGTCGTCGAGAAGGACAAGCACGGCAAGGTCACCGACCTCACGAAGGACGCGAAGAAGGCCATCACGATCGGCAAGACGCCGGTCGACGAGGCGACGATCCTGCGCCGCGTCGAGGACGAGCTGGCCCGCGAGATCAAGCTCATGCTCGACGAGCAGGTCGTCGCTGCGGCCGAGGACATCGACTTGTGCCTGGTGCTCGGCGCCGGCTGGCCGTTCCAGGCCGGCGGAGCGACGCCGTATCTCGACCGCGTCGGTGCCTCCGAGCGCGCGTTCGGCGACACGTTCCACCACCCGGTGATCCGCGGCGTCGGCGCGTAA
- a CDS encoding thiolase family protein: protein MAERADVVFVDGVRTPFGRAGEKGMYWNTRADDLVVKAITGLLERNPNLPKERVDEVAIAATTQTGDQGLTLGRSAAILAGLPMTTPGYAIDRMCAGAMTAVTTSGSGIAFGQYDVVIAGGVEHMGHHPMGEGADPNPRFVAEKLVAPDALNMGNTAERLHDRFPELTKERSDRFGMLSQQKVQAAYDRGDIQPDLVPVALRTEQGWGLATEDEGRRPETTLEGLATLKTPFRPHGRVTAGNASPLTDGATAAILASGTAVKELGLTAKMRMVSFGFAGVEPEVMGIGPIPSTERALKNAGLKIEDIGLFELNEAFAVQVLSFLDHFGIADDDPRVNPWGGAIAIGHPLAASGVRLMTQLARQFQQHPEVRYGLTAMCVGLGQGGSVIWENPHHKHYGKGR from the coding sequence GTGGCTGAACGAGCTGACGTCGTATTCGTCGACGGGGTCCGAACCCCGTTCGGGCGGGCCGGCGAAAAGGGCATGTACTGGAACACCCGGGCCGACGACCTGGTCGTCAAGGCGATCACCGGACTTCTCGAGCGAAACCCGAATCTGCCGAAGGAGCGGGTCGACGAGGTCGCCATCGCCGCGACGACGCAGACGGGCGACCAGGGGCTGACCCTCGGCCGTTCGGCCGCGATCCTCGCGGGCTTGCCGATGACGACGCCCGGCTACGCGATCGACCGCATGTGCGCCGGCGCGATGACCGCGGTGACCACCTCGGGCTCGGGCATCGCCTTCGGCCAGTACGACGTCGTCATCGCCGGCGGCGTCGAGCACATGGGCCACCACCCGATGGGCGAGGGCGCCGACCCCAACCCGCGGTTCGTCGCCGAGAAGCTCGTCGCCCCCGATGCCCTCAACATGGGCAACACGGCCGAGCGGCTGCACGACCGGTTCCCCGAGCTCACCAAGGAGCGCAGCGACCGGTTCGGCATGCTGAGCCAGCAGAAGGTGCAGGCCGCCTACGATCGCGGCGACATCCAGCCCGACCTCGTACCGGTCGCGCTGCGCACCGAGCAGGGCTGGGGTCTCGCCACCGAAGACGAGGGCCGTCGCCCCGAGACCACGCTCGAGGGTCTCGCCACGCTGAAGACCCCGTTCCGCCCGCACGGCCGCGTGACCGCGGGCAATGCGTCGCCGCTGACCGACGGCGCCACCGCTGCGATCCTCGCCAGCGGGACCGCCGTGAAGGAGCTCGGCCTCACCGCCAAGATGCGCATGGTGAGCTTCGGCTTCGCCGGCGTCGAGCCCGAGGTGATGGGCATCGGCCCGATCCCCTCGACCGAGCGCGCGCTGAAGAACGCGGGCCTGAAGATCGAGGACATCGGCCTCTTCGAGCTCAACGAGGCGTTCGCGGTGCAGGTGCTGAGCTTCCTCGACCACTTCGGCATCGCCGACGACGACCCCCGAGTCAACCCGTGGGGCGGCGCGATCGCGATCGGCCACCCGCTCGCCGCGTCGGGCGTTCGCCTCATGACCCAGCTCGCCCGCCAGTTCCAGCAGCACCCCGAGGTTCGCTACGGCCTCACCGCGATGTGCGTGGGCCTCGGCCAGGGCGGCTCGGTCATCTGGGAGAACCCGCACCACAAGCACTACGGAAAGGGCCGTTGA
- a CDS encoding ribonuclease D, with amino-acid sequence MDEFRVIASDDAFADAVAHLADGDGPVGVDAERASGFRYSQRAYLIQMFRRGSGTFLFDPTEISDFAPLADAIGGEEWVLHAASQDLACLREVGLDPSSIFDTELAARLLGMPRVGLATVVEELLGVKLAKEHSAADWSTRPLPQPWLTYAALDVELLIDLRDQLGERLVEAGKHEIAGQEFDAVLHREPKPPAADPWRRLSGIHALRSGRNLAVARELWLARDARAIELDIAPGRLVPDASIVAVARNLPGTRRALADLKEFTGRASRSELDRWWAAVDAGLHAADLPPARVPSDALPPPRAWAARHPDADARLRLAKQAVVDAAERFGMPVENLLTPDHLRRVAWKPPVDASVEGIRAALADLGARPWQIDATAQIIADAFVTAAQSVEDATGAAS; translated from the coding sequence GTGGATGAATTCCGGGTGATCGCGTCCGACGACGCGTTCGCCGATGCCGTGGCGCACCTGGCCGACGGCGACGGACCGGTGGGCGTCGACGCCGAACGCGCGAGTGGGTTCCGCTACTCGCAGCGCGCCTATCTCATCCAGATGTTCCGCCGCGGGTCGGGCACATTCCTGTTCGACCCGACCGAGATCTCCGACTTCGCTCCCCTGGCCGACGCGATCGGCGGCGAGGAGTGGGTGCTCCACGCCGCCAGTCAAGACCTGGCCTGTCTGCGCGAGGTCGGGCTCGACCCGTCGAGCATCTTCGACACCGAACTCGCTGCGAGACTGCTCGGGATGCCTCGGGTCGGGCTCGCGACCGTCGTCGAGGAGCTGCTCGGCGTCAAACTCGCGAAAGAGCACTCGGCGGCCGACTGGTCGACTCGGCCGCTCCCTCAGCCGTGGCTCACGTACGCCGCGCTCGACGTCGAACTCCTGATCGACCTGCGCGACCAGCTCGGCGAGCGACTCGTCGAGGCCGGCAAGCACGAGATCGCGGGTCAGGAGTTCGACGCCGTGCTGCACCGCGAGCCGAAGCCCCCGGCCGCCGATCCCTGGCGGCGCCTCTCGGGCATTCACGCGTTGCGATCCGGACGCAATCTGGCGGTCGCACGCGAACTGTGGCTGGCCCGCGACGCCCGCGCGATCGAGCTCGACATCGCGCCGGGCAGGCTGGTGCCCGATGCCTCGATCGTCGCGGTCGCCCGCAACCTGCCCGGAACCCGGCGCGCGCTCGCCGACCTCAAGGAGTTCACCGGGCGGGCGAGCCGTTCCGAGCTCGATCGCTGGTGGGCCGCCGTCGACGCCGGCTTGCACGCCGCCGACCTGCCGCCGGCGCGGGTGCCGAGCGACGCGCTGCCGCCGCCCCGCGCGTGGGCCGCGAGGCATCCCGATGCCGACGCCCGCCTCCGGCTCGCCAAGCAGGCCGTGGTCGACGCGGCCGAGCGATTCGGCATGCCGGTCGAGAACCTGCTGACCCCCGACCATCTGCGCCGTGTCGCGTGGAAGCCGCCCGTCGACGCATCGGTCGAAGGCATTCGAGCCGCACTCGCCGACCTCGGCGCGCGCCCATGGCAGATTGACGCGACCGCACAGATAATCGCCGACGCGTTTGTGACCGCCGCACAATCCGTGGAAGACGCGACGGGCGCCGCTTCGTAG
- a CDS encoding DUF3000 domain-containing protein has translation MPDRATPQSHEFEAALTSLRAAAPRPELRVEEIPAPGSLAPDAVALAGDVSLSGHGDDSELGTGRFVLLHDPDGQEAWGGRFRVVCFAQAPLETDIGLDPFVADVAWSWLVDALDARGARYIAASGTATKILSTGYGELARQSDGAQLELRASWSPLDAEIAPHVEGWSELLCMLAGLPPRSEGVTALPRRRKRG, from the coding sequence GTGCCCGACCGAGCGACACCCCAGTCACACGAGTTCGAGGCCGCACTCACGTCCCTCCGTGCGGCCGCGCCGAGGCCCGAGCTGCGTGTGGAGGAGATCCCCGCGCCGGGCTCGCTCGCGCCGGACGCGGTCGCCCTGGCGGGCGACGTCTCGCTGAGCGGGCACGGCGACGACTCCGAACTCGGTACCGGCCGATTCGTGCTGCTGCACGACCCCGACGGCCAGGAGGCCTGGGGCGGGCGCTTCCGCGTCGTGTGCTTCGCGCAGGCTCCGCTCGAGACTGACATCGGCCTCGATCCGTTCGTCGCCGACGTGGCGTGGTCGTGGCTCGTGGACGCGCTCGACGCCCGCGGCGCCCGGTACATCGCAGCATCGGGAACGGCGACGAAGATCCTTTCGACGGGGTACGGCGAACTCGCCCGGCAGTCCGATGGCGCGCAGCTCGAGCTGCGCGCGTCGTGGTCGCCGCTCGATGCCGAGATCGCGCCGCATGTGGAAGGCTGGAGCGAGCTCCTGTGCATGCTCGCGGGGCTCCCGCCCCGCTCGGAAGGGGTGACCGCCCTACCCAGACGGAGGAAACGTGGATGA